From the Streptomyces sp. KMM 9044 genome, one window contains:
- a CDS encoding tetratricopeptide repeat protein yields the protein MTDQAVDTDGVRLSPDVATEARFLGRTRELKELRADIERAGLDTLSGRKAPRARVLLIAGRPGSGRTTLGEELVRQVADRYPDGVLRARLSETDGTRVPVERSARDLLDALEVPAPAGAVEDDLAEALRTALAGRRTLLLLDDAADAEQVDALLPDNPECLVVAISRGPLTGICDVRPCTLGGLDTKSAVELLSRIAGPVRITVDPRAAEDLAEQCQGEPAALVLAGGWLAARPKAAVADLARHLHTGADEGTATGRALRLVHDALPAPAARMLRLLSLAPAGLADPHTASALAGCTVSSARTTLDDFVSVGLLHPVGTSLPQYEVPGCLYPLLKRLADAHERPGELQLARARMLERTVRLLQSCRAITETDSPQAREKLLGTPGSLRFSSPRDAADWLRVRRPALLASARLAVADGTLDTLARRLMSQLVRAMVAHFGTQASAGDLYGIHHLVLDVAERWGLPREQAAALLNLGDLDARTGRTADALARYRAALDAGRAANDPYATGRATESVGGAHLELGDFDRAADWFGRALAERLAQGERADAARLYGRIAAAHTYAGHYGEALRNWRAAVAGHRKNGDLAAQARALSELARVQEYAGHPEESLRTCREAVEWARRAEDTRLQAALHLRLADTFGHLGDPASAALHRSSAERMLEEEAQEPGIDPKHSGDTYEIRSTSGED from the coding sequence GTGACGGATCAGGCGGTGGACACGGACGGTGTGCGGCTTTCCCCGGACGTTGCCACGGAGGCCCGGTTCCTAGGCCGCACACGGGAGTTGAAGGAACTCCGGGCCGACATCGAGCGCGCCGGACTCGACACCCTCTCCGGCCGCAAGGCCCCCCGTGCCCGTGTGCTGCTCATCGCCGGCCGGCCCGGATCCGGCCGGACGACACTCGGCGAGGAACTCGTCCGCCAGGTCGCCGACCGCTACCCCGACGGGGTGCTGCGCGCACGGCTCAGCGAGACCGACGGCACGCGCGTGCCCGTCGAGCGCTCCGCGCGGGACCTGCTCGACGCGCTCGAGGTGCCCGCCCCGGCCGGCGCCGTCGAGGACGATCTCGCCGAGGCGCTGCGGACCGCCCTGGCCGGCCGCCGGACGCTGCTCCTGCTGGACGACGCGGCCGACGCCGAGCAGGTCGACGCCCTGCTGCCGGACAACCCCGAGTGCCTGGTGGTCGCCATCTCCCGGGGCCCGCTGACCGGTATCTGTGACGTCCGCCCCTGCACCCTCGGCGGCCTCGACACCAAGTCCGCCGTGGAACTGCTGTCCCGGATCGCCGGCCCGGTCCGCATCACCGTCGACCCGCGGGCCGCGGAGGACCTGGCCGAGCAGTGCCAGGGGGAGCCCGCCGCCCTGGTCCTGGCCGGCGGCTGGCTCGCCGCCCGGCCCAAGGCCGCCGTCGCCGACCTCGCCCGGCACCTGCACACCGGGGCGGACGAGGGCACCGCGACCGGCCGCGCCCTCCGGCTGGTCCACGACGCGCTGCCCGCCCCCGCTGCCCGGATGCTGCGTCTGCTGAGCCTCGCCCCGGCCGGCCTGGCCGACCCGCACACCGCCTCCGCGCTCGCCGGCTGCACGGTGAGCAGCGCGCGCACCACCCTGGACGACTTCGTCTCCGTGGGCCTGCTGCACCCCGTGGGAACCTCGCTGCCGCAGTACGAGGTGCCCGGCTGCCTGTACCCCCTGCTCAAGCGTCTTGCCGATGCCCACGAACGGCCCGGTGAGCTCCAGTTGGCCCGCGCCCGCATGCTGGAGCGGACCGTGCGGCTGCTCCAGTCGTGCAGGGCCATCACCGAGACCGACAGTCCCCAGGCACGCGAGAAGCTTCTCGGGACGCCGGGTTCCCTGCGCTTTTCCAGCCCCCGCGACGCCGCCGACTGGCTGCGCGTCCGCCGGCCCGCCCTGTTGGCCTCGGCCCGCCTCGCGGTCGCCGACGGGACGCTGGACACCCTGGCCCGCCGCCTCATGTCCCAGCTGGTGCGCGCCATGGTGGCCCACTTCGGCACCCAGGCCTCCGCCGGCGATCTCTACGGCATCCACCACCTGGTTCTCGATGTGGCCGAGCGCTGGGGACTGCCCCGTGAGCAGGCCGCGGCCCTGCTGAACCTCGGCGATCTCGACGCCCGTACCGGCCGCACGGCCGACGCGCTGGCGCGGTACCGGGCCGCGCTGGACGCCGGACGAGCGGCGAACGATCCCTACGCGACCGGCCGCGCGACGGAATCCGTGGGAGGCGCCCATCTGGAGCTCGGTGACTTCGACCGGGCCGCCGACTGGTTCGGCCGGGCCCTGGCCGAGCGGCTCGCCCAGGGCGAGCGCGCGGACGCCGCCCGCCTGTACGGCCGGATCGCCGCCGCTCACACCTATGCCGGCCACTACGGCGAGGCACTGCGCAACTGGCGGGCGGCGGTCGCCGGGCACCGCAAGAACGGCGATCTGGCCGCCCAGGCGAGGGCGTTGAGCGAACTGGCCCGGGTCCAGGAATACGCCGGCCACCCCGAGGAGTCGCTGCGTACCTGCCGGGAGGCGGTGGAGTGGGCCCGGCGGGCCGAGGACACCCGGCTGCAGGCCGCGCTGCACCTGCGGCTCGCCGACACCTTCGGCCATCTCGGCGACCCCGCGTCGGCCGCGCTGCACCGGAGCTCGGCGGAGCGGATGCTGGAGGAAGAGGCCCAGGAACCTGGAATCGACCCGAAACACTCAGGCGACACCTACGAAATCCGCAGCACCTCTGGAGAAGATTGA
- the ald gene encoding alanine dehydrogenase encodes MIDVKVGIPREVKNNEFRVAITPAGVHELVRHGHQVVIERGAGVGSSIPDGEYIAAGGRILDTADEVWADADLLLKVKEPVAEEYHRLRKDQTLFTYLHLAASRECTDALLASGTTAIAYETVELPSRALPLLAPMSEVAGRLSAQVGAYHLMRAGGGRGVLPGGVPGVPAGRAVVIGGGVSGWSAAQIAVGMGFHVTLLDKDINKLREADRVFGAKIQTVVSNAFELEKACLEADLVIGAVLIPGAKAPKLVTNDLVSRMKGGSVLVDIAIDQGGCFEDSHPTTHAEPVFTVHASVFYCVANMPGAVPNTSTYALTNATLPYVVELANRGWAEALRRDPALAKGLNTHDGKVVYQEVAEAHGLDHVELAGLLG; translated from the coding sequence GTGATCGACGTGAAGGTCGGCATCCCCCGCGAAGTCAAGAACAACGAGTTCCGGGTGGCCATCACCCCGGCCGGCGTGCACGAGCTGGTGCGCCACGGCCACCAGGTCGTCATCGAGCGCGGCGCCGGCGTGGGCTCCTCGATCCCGGACGGCGAGTACATCGCCGCGGGCGGGCGGATACTGGACACCGCCGACGAGGTGTGGGCCGACGCCGATCTGCTGCTGAAGGTCAAGGAACCCGTCGCCGAGGAGTACCACCGGCTGCGCAAGGACCAGACGCTCTTCACCTACCTGCACCTGGCCGCCTCCAGGGAGTGCACGGACGCCCTCCTGGCCTCCGGCACCACCGCCATCGCCTACGAGACCGTCGAGCTGCCCAGCCGCGCGCTGCCGCTGCTCGCACCCATGTCCGAGGTCGCGGGCCGGCTGTCCGCCCAGGTCGGCGCCTACCACCTGATGCGCGCCGGCGGTGGCCGCGGTGTGCTGCCCGGTGGCGTCCCCGGCGTGCCGGCCGGCCGGGCCGTCGTCATCGGCGGAGGAGTCTCCGGCTGGAGCGCCGCGCAGATCGCCGTCGGCATGGGCTTCCACGTGACCCTGCTCGACAAGGACATCAACAAGCTCCGGGAGGCGGACCGGGTCTTCGGCGCGAAGATCCAGACGGTCGTCTCCAACGCCTTCGAGCTGGAGAAGGCCTGCCTCGAGGCCGACCTCGTCATCGGCGCGGTGCTGATCCCCGGCGCCAAGGCGCCCAAGCTGGTCACCAACGACCTCGTCTCGCGGATGAAGGGCGGGAGCGTCCTTGTCGACATCGCGATCGACCAGGGCGGCTGCTTCGAGGACTCCCACCCGACCACGCACGCCGAGCCGGTCTTCACGGTCCACGCATCGGTCTTCTACTGCGTCGCCAACATGCCCGGCGCCGTGCCCAACACCTCCACCTACGCGCTCACCAACGCGACGCTGCCGTACGTCGTCGAACTCGCGAACCGCGGCTGGGCGGAGGCGCTGCGCCGCGACCCCGCCCTCGCCAAGGGTCTCAACACGCATGACGGCAAGGTCGTCTACCAGGAGGTCGCCGAAGCGCACGGCCTGGACCACGTCGAACTCGCCGGACTGCTCGGCTGA
- a CDS encoding ParA family protein produces the protein MTARDRGSAELAPVGSVAVRTFASHQIQQATPTAHQSMDGHHVNAMAGDGSGAPHNQLADYDELPEGHFYDPDAEYEPDPEYAATLAPDAARQRRERVGPTGRPLPYFPIPGPLTDHGPAKIIAMCNQKGGVGKTTSTINLGAALAEYGRRVLLVDFDPQGALSVGLGVNPMELDLTVYNLLMERGMAADEVMLKTAVPNMDLLPSNIDLSAAEVQLVSEVARESTLQRALKPLMDDYDYIVIDCQPSLGLLTVNALTAAHKVIVPLECEFFALRGVALLTETIEKVQERLNPELELDGILATMYDSRTVHSREVLARVVEAFDDHVYHTVIGRTVRFPETTVAGEPITTYASNSVGAAAYRQLAREVLARCHAE, from the coding sequence ATGACTGCACGGGACCGGGGTTCCGCGGAGCTCGCTCCTGTCGGCTCCGTCGCCGTGCGCACCTTCGCATCCCATCAGATCCAGCAGGCGACTCCCACTGCACACCAGAGCATGGATGGCCATCACGTGAACGCCATGGCCGGCGACGGAAGTGGCGCGCCCCACAACCAACTCGCCGACTACGACGAACTGCCCGAGGGGCACTTCTACGACCCCGACGCCGAGTACGAGCCGGATCCCGAGTACGCGGCCACCCTCGCGCCCGACGCGGCCCGCCAGCGCCGTGAGCGCGTCGGCCCGACCGGACGCCCGCTGCCGTACTTCCCCATCCCTGGTCCGCTGACCGACCACGGCCCCGCGAAGATCATCGCGATGTGCAACCAGAAGGGCGGTGTCGGCAAGACCACGTCGACCATCAACCTGGGTGCCGCGCTCGCGGAGTACGGACGCCGGGTGCTGCTCGTCGACTTCGATCCGCAGGGCGCGCTGTCGGTCGGACTCGGCGTCAATCCGATGGAACTCGATCTCACCGTCTACAACCTGCTCATGGAGCGGGGTATGGCGGCCGACGAGGTGATGCTGAAGACGGCGGTCCCCAACATGGACCTGTTGCCCAGCAACATCGACCTGTCGGCGGCCGAGGTCCAGCTGGTCTCCGAGGTCGCCCGCGAGTCGACCCTGCAGCGCGCGCTGAAGCCGCTCATGGACGACTACGACTACATCGTGATCGACTGTCAGCCCTCGCTCGGCCTGCTCACGGTCAACGCGCTGACGGCCGCGCACAAGGTGATCGTGCCGTTGGAGTGCGAGTTCTTCGCGCTGCGCGGTGTGGCCCTGCTGACCGAGACCATCGAGAAGGTCCAGGAGCGGCTCAACCCCGAGCTGGAGCTCGACGGGATCCTCGCCACGATGTACGACTCGCGCACGGTGCACAGCCGTGAGGTGCTCGCGCGGGTCGTCGAGGCCTTCGACGATCACGTGTACCACACGGTCATCGGACGTACGGTCCGCTTCCCGGAGACCACCGTCGCCGGTGAGCCGATCACCACGTACGCGTCCAACTCCGTCGGTGCCGCCGCCTATCGCCAGCTTGCCAGGGAGGTGCTCGCCCGGTGTCACGCCGAGTGA
- a CDS encoding segregation and condensation protein A: MTSNDTPATGRGPQFGHRRTLGRGPGAAPPAPQPVDAEADTEETAGTEREAAVGTERAAEPSSAVRTPVAVRTSAPAPAEWDDVPGPDADPAPETALAGPGAGDSPAGPGTASVVDSGAGAAGTAEGEDDGRFKVRLSNFEGPFDLLLQLISKHRLDVTEVALSKVTDEFMAYIRALGPDWDLDETTEFLVVAATLLDLKAARLLPAAEVEDEADLALLEARDLLFARLLQYRAYKRIAEILSRRLDEEARRYPRTVGLEPQYAELLPEVVISIGAEGFAKLAVKAMQPRPKPQVYVDHIHAPLVSVQEQAGIVVARLKELGEASFRTLTQDTDDTLTVVARFLALLELYREKAVALDQETALGELTVRWTGGDEDTAPVVTDEFDRPPEPPDEPQKEKGASRT; the protein is encoded by the coding sequence ATGACCTCGAACGACACCCCCGCCACCGGCCGCGGCCCGCAGTTCGGCCACCGTCGCACGCTGGGGCGGGGACCGGGCGCGGCGCCGCCTGCCCCGCAGCCCGTGGACGCGGAAGCGGACACCGAGGAGACCGCCGGCACCGAGAGGGAAGCGGCGGTCGGCACCGAGCGCGCGGCCGAGCCCTCCTCTGCGGTCCGGACCCCGGTTGCCGTACGGACTTCGGCTCCCGCACCGGCCGAGTGGGACGACGTACCGGGTCCGGACGCCGACCCGGCACCCGAGACGGCGCTCGCGGGCCCCGGGGCGGGCGACAGCCCGGCCGGGCCCGGGACGGCATCGGTGGTGGACTCCGGTGCCGGGGCGGCCGGGACGGCCGAAGGAGAGGACGACGGCCGGTTCAAGGTCCGGTTGTCGAACTTCGAAGGACCTTTCGACCTGCTGCTTCAGCTGATCTCGAAGCACAGGCTGGACGTCACCGAGGTCGCGCTGTCCAAGGTGACCGACGAGTTCATGGCGTACATCCGGGCGCTGGGACCGGACTGGGACCTGGACGAGACGACCGAGTTCCTGGTCGTCGCGGCCACGCTGCTCGATCTCAAGGCGGCCCGCCTGCTGCCCGCCGCCGAGGTGGAGGACGAGGCGGACCTCGCCCTGCTGGAGGCCCGGGACCTGTTGTTCGCCCGCCTGCTCCAGTACCGCGCGTACAAGCGGATCGCGGAGATCCTCAGCCGGCGGCTGGACGAGGAGGCCCGGCGCTATCCCCGTACCGTGGGACTCGAGCCGCAGTACGCCGAGCTGCTGCCCGAGGTCGTCATCAGCATCGGCGCGGAGGGGTTCGCGAAGCTCGCCGTCAAGGCGATGCAGCCCAGGCCCAAGCCGCAGGTGTACGTCGACCACATCCACGCACCGCTGGTCAGCGTGCAGGAGCAGGCCGGAATCGTGGTCGCGCGGCTGAAGGAGCTCGGCGAGGCCAGTTTCCGCACCCTGACCCAGGACACGGACGACACACTGACCGTCGTCGCCCGGTTCCTCGCGCTCCTGGAGCTGTACCGGGAGAAGGCCGTCGCCCTCGACCAGGAGACCGCGCTCGGCGAGCTGACCGTGCGCTGGACCGGTGGCGACGAGGACACCGCCCCCGTGGTCACCGACGAGTTCGACCGCCCGCCCGAGCCACCGGACGAGCCGCAGAAGGAGAAAGGGGCGAGCAGGACGTGA
- the scpB gene encoding SMC-Scp complex subunit ScpB: MSEDTADVPAGLRTVADLGLAPALEAVLMVVDEPATEEHLARILERPTRQVADALRALADEYTVQGRGFELRLVAGGWRFYSRPEYAAAVEGFVLDGRQARLTQAALETLAVVAYRRPVSRSRVSAVRGVNCDGVMRTLLQRGLVEEAGTEPETGAILYTTTNYFLERMGLRGLDELPELAPFLPEAEAIEAETQEAVPSFDPDAPDPDDGPSDEHA; the protein is encoded by the coding sequence GTGAGTGAGGACACAGCCGATGTTCCCGCAGGGCTGCGCACCGTCGCGGACCTCGGCCTCGCGCCCGCGCTGGAGGCGGTTCTCATGGTCGTGGACGAGCCCGCGACCGAGGAGCACCTGGCGAGGATTCTGGAGCGGCCCACACGGCAGGTCGCGGACGCGCTCCGCGCGCTGGCCGACGAGTACACCGTCCAGGGCCGCGGCTTCGAGCTGCGGCTCGTCGCCGGCGGCTGGCGCTTCTACAGCCGTCCCGAGTACGCCGCGGCCGTCGAGGGCTTCGTCCTGGACGGCCGGCAGGCCCGGCTCACCCAGGCCGCCCTGGAGACCCTCGCCGTGGTCGCCTACCGCCGGCCGGTCAGCCGCAGCAGGGTCTCCGCCGTGCGCGGAGTGAACTGCGACGGGGTCATGCGTACCCTGCTGCAGCGCGGTCTGGTCGAGGAGGCGGGCACGGAACCCGAAACAGGTGCGATCCTGTACACGACGACGAACTACTTCCTGGAGCGGATGGGCCTGCGCGGTCTGGACGAGCTCCCGGAGCTCGCGCCCTTCCTCCCCGAGGCGGAGGCGATCGAGGCCGAGACCCAGGAAGCCGTACCGTCGTTCGATCCGGACGCCCCGGACCCGGACGACGGTCCATCCGACGAACACGCCTAA
- a CDS encoding pseudouridine synthase: MRSSGSGKSGGRGNPRGSGGDRDQKQGQGRPRKPRPEERRYDVGPGATKEGPKSGRTGAKPSGGSSQGARSGQKGGGRTAPGRSREYETRIEERNRDRYAEKKDVRPPKTFPGAEQEGERLQKVLARAGYGSRRACEELIEQARVEINGEIVLEQGRRVDPEKDEVKVDGLTVATQSYQFFSLNKPAGVVSTMEDPEGRQCLGDYVTNRETRLFHVGRLDTETEGVILLTNHGELAHRLTHPRYGVKKTYLAHIVGPVPRDLGKRLKDGIQLEDGYARADHFRIVEQTGKNYLVEVTLHEGRKHIVRRMLAEAGFPVDKLVRTGFGPIALGDQKSGWLRRLSNTEVGMLMQEVEL, from the coding sequence ATGCGAAGCAGCGGCAGCGGCAAGAGCGGTGGACGCGGTAACCCCCGCGGTTCCGGCGGCGACAGGGACCAGAAGCAGGGGCAGGGCCGCCCCCGCAAGCCCCGCCCGGAGGAGCGCCGCTACGACGTGGGGCCCGGGGCCACCAAGGAGGGCCCGAAGTCCGGCCGCACCGGCGCCAAGCCGTCCGGCGGCTCCTCCCAGGGCGCCCGGTCCGGGCAGAAGGGCGGGGGCCGTACCGCTCCCGGCCGCTCGCGTGAGTACGAGACGCGCATCGAGGAGCGCAACCGCGACCGGTACGCGGAGAAGAAGGACGTCAGGCCCCCGAAGACCTTCCCGGGCGCCGAGCAGGAGGGCGAGCGGCTGCAGAAGGTCCTCGCCCGCGCGGGGTACGGTTCCCGGCGAGCCTGCGAGGAGCTGATCGAGCAGGCACGGGTCGAGATCAACGGCGAGATCGTGCTGGAGCAGGGCCGCCGGGTCGACCCCGAGAAGGACGAGGTCAAGGTGGACGGGCTGACCGTCGCCACCCAGTCCTACCAGTTCTTCTCGCTGAACAAGCCCGCCGGTGTCGTCTCCACGATGGAGGATCCCGAGGGGCGTCAGTGCCTCGGCGACTACGTCACCAACCGTGAGACCCGGCTGTTCCACGTAGGCCGGCTCGACACCGAGACCGAGGGCGTCATCCTGCTCACCAACCACGGTGAGCTGGCGCACCGGCTGACCCACCCGCGGTACGGGGTGAAGAAGACCTACCTCGCGCACATCGTCGGTCCGGTCCCGCGCGACCTGGGCAAGCGGCTGAAGGACGGCATCCAGCTGGAGGACGGTTACGCGCGCGCGGACCACTTCCGCATCGTGGAGCAGACCGGCAAGAACTACCTCGTCGAGGTGACCCTGCACGAGGGCCGCAAGCACATCGTGCGCCGCATGCTCGCCGAGGCGGGCTTCCCGGTCGACAAGCTGGTGCGCACCGGCTTCGGGCCGATCGCCCTGGGCGACCAGAAGTCGGGCTGGCTGCGGCGGCTGTCGAACACCGAGGTCGGCATGCTGATGCAGGAAGT